From a region of the Roseivirga sp. 4D4 genome:
- a CDS encoding serine hydrolase, with amino-acid sequence MLLFYVVCQAQPYQQEIDRVDKFIDSVKARFSEIPGLSITIVKNNETVFTKGYGYADIESKELVSANSAFYIASATKSFIGALAVILEKEGWVDLQAPLTNYKPFKELSNHALFDDLTITHLLNHTSGLTNNFITFRSSYLGNLSHKKTIELLETATQKTDSKYEYSNLGYNLFALLLSEEFGDDWRNLLREKIFEPIRMINTSSIISNNGSMAKPYISAQPEGTIEGSMKTDALMHSAGGLVSSVADIAQWIKFNLSNGGLGNSQPYKGVISKSHKQTVKYPEEKGQIFTDNGYALGWHNGTYKNKQVVYHFGGYIGYQSHISFIPDEDLGVAVFANEQHFGDNLNSIIASYAYDLLLGLEPDETEYESKLKDLEGFIENLKNNSIERDKQTKQYDLRLSTKLEAYTGTYKNDFMGDVIVTIEKETLSFRFGELSAIAVPTANEDMILAELIPGRPMDFLFHVTEQGEVKEISGGGLQFVKVE; translated from the coding sequence ATGCTATTATTTTATGTGGTTTGCCAAGCCCAGCCCTACCAACAAGAAATCGATAGAGTTGATAAGTTTATAGACAGCGTTAAGGCGAGGTTTAGTGAAATACCAGGACTATCAATAACGATAGTTAAAAACAACGAAACCGTTTTTACTAAGGGTTATGGATATGCCGACATAGAGTCAAAAGAGCTCGTTTCAGCAAATTCTGCGTTTTATATTGCTTCTGCTACCAAATCGTTTATCGGAGCATTGGCAGTAATACTCGAAAAAGAAGGATGGGTTGATTTACAGGCTCCTTTGACTAATTATAAGCCTTTCAAAGAATTAAGCAACCATGCCTTATTCGATGACCTGACAATAACCCACCTGCTTAACCATACAAGTGGGTTAACGAATAACTTCATAACCTTCAGAAGTTCATACCTAGGGAACCTTAGCCATAAAAAAACTATAGAATTACTGGAAACTGCAACCCAAAAAACCGACTCTAAGTATGAGTATTCAAACTTGGGATACAACCTTTTTGCATTACTTCTGAGTGAAGAATTTGGTGATGATTGGAGAAACTTGTTGCGGGAAAAGATTTTTGAACCTATTAGAATGATAAATACTTCGAGTATCATATCAAATAACGGGTCAATGGCTAAACCATATATTTCAGCACAGCCAGAGGGCACCATTGAAGGCTCCATGAAAACGGATGCTTTGATGCATTCAGCCGGTGGTTTGGTCAGTTCGGTGGCAGATATTGCTCAATGGATAAAATTTAACCTAAGTAATGGAGGGCTAGGAAATAGTCAGCCCTATAAAGGAGTGATCTCAAAATCTCATAAGCAGACTGTAAAATATCCCGAGGAAAAGGGACAAATCTTTACTGACAATGGGTACGCTCTAGGCTGGCACAATGGGACATACAAAAATAAACAAGTCGTCTATCACTTTGGAGGTTATATAGGCTATCAGTCACACATTTCTTTTATACCGGATGAAGACCTTGGTGTTGCTGTATTTGCTAATGAGCAACACTTTGGAGATAATCTCAATAGTATCATTGCATCATATGCATATGACCTGCTTTTGGGTCTAGAACCTGACGAGACAGAATACGAGTCAAAGTTGAAGGACCTTGAAGGCTTCATAGAAAACCTAAAAAACAATTCTATCGAAAGAGACAAACAGACAAAGCAGTATGACCTGCGTCTGTCCACGAAACTAGAAGCCTATACAGGAACTTACAAAAATGACTTTATGGGCGATGTCATAGTTACAATCGAGAAAGAAACTCTGTCATTCAGGTTTGGAGAGTTATCAGCCATAGCCGTCCCCACTGCTAATGAGGACATGATACTGGCGGAGCTAATTCCGGGAAGACCTATGGATTTTCTTTTTCATGTCACCGAGCAAGGAGAAGTAAAAGAAATCTCAGGTGGAGGCTTACAGTTTGTGAAAGTAGAGTGA
- a CDS encoding helix-turn-helix domain-containing protein, with translation MNVYVVLIVFSSIAVAMCFFMISYLLFVKKQLNTRTKLLALIVSALAVRIAKSVFFFLIPQLSTFGVALGFLGFSLLGPLLYFYFQGSYHKENQFSFRKIDLVHIIIPVSGFIGIITLGNYLDQFYLACSISLGFYLLLIFRSPSYNDLSPWDLMLYRLMLVLLVAFTFPYFFKYVHSYAIGTAISSAVVYCMFFYFLKYAPRLSTKVNELEVNLQLEQKIINALELDEVYRQSALTLSEFSELVGVPQYIISRVTKKVYKKTFPETVNSLRISDVQEKLKQSDAKGAKIEQLAFDAGFNTLSTFYAVFKKETSMTPREYQRKLIA, from the coding sequence ATGAACGTTTACGTGGTACTTATTGTATTCTCTTCCATTGCGGTAGCCATGTGTTTTTTCATGATTAGCTATCTCCTTTTTGTCAAAAAACAACTAAACACAAGGACCAAATTACTGGCCTTAATCGTTTCGGCCTTGGCTGTAAGGATCGCCAAGTCAGTATTTTTCTTTTTAATTCCACAGCTATCAACTTTTGGTGTTGCCTTGGGCTTCCTGGGGTTTTCACTCCTTGGACCCCTTCTCTACTTTTATTTTCAAGGTTCATATCACAAGGAAAATCAGTTCAGTTTCAGAAAGATCGACTTGGTTCATATCATTATCCCAGTATCAGGTTTCATAGGGATAATAACTTTAGGCAACTACCTGGATCAGTTTTATTTGGCTTGTAGCATAAGTCTAGGCTTTTATTTACTTCTGATCTTTCGCTCCCCATCGTATAATGATTTGTCTCCCTGGGATTTGATGCTTTATAGGCTCATGCTGGTCCTTCTAGTCGCGTTCACTTTTCCATACTTTTTCAAGTATGTACACTCATATGCCATAGGCACCGCGATCTCTTCTGCTGTGGTTTATTGCATGTTTTTTTACTTTCTGAAATATGCACCAAGACTTTCGACCAAGGTAAATGAACTAGAGGTCAACTTGCAGCTGGAGCAGAAAATCATAAATGCATTGGAGTTAGATGAGGTTTACAGGCAGTCAGCTTTAACTTTATCAGAGTTTTCTGAACTGGTAGGTGTTCCTCAGTACATTATTTCTAGAGTAACGAAGAAGGTCTATAAGAAGACTTTTCCAGAGACGGTAAACAGTCTAAGAATCTCTGATGTACAAGAAAAGTTAAAGCAATCTGATGCCAAAGGGGCCAAAATTGAACAATTAGCTTTTGATGCTGGCTTTAACACTCTTTCCACCTTCTACGCAGTTTTCAAAAAGGAAACATCCATGACGCCAAGGGAGTACCAAAGAAAACTCATTGCCTAA
- a CDS encoding DUF2911 domain-containing protein, with protein sequence MKVRNLTLIILFLTTINHLQAQRANAFHTLNLPSASPQVREMQKLGVTEIEIDYHSPAHRNRDVWNNQSVIPQNGNPFPWRAGANMNTTISFSTDVMIEGQSLKAGKYGFHIIPNGNSFDLLFAHNNDLWGSYYLDVDKDVTLRVNVTGVDTENQERLTYRFLDRKEDSLIIGLEWADKRIPFTVSVDLNETVVASLRSELRGLNTYRWQAWNDAANWCLQHNTNLEEALQWVERSISGGVNGFGANKNLTNLMTKANIQKKLGLAEALDSTISEAMNTIGTPADVNYFGIFLMRDQEFQKAQVLTQKGLDQNPETWYLQLNHGICSYFLGKKKQAIAMLNRAKENTPEAYKSYVDRVLNEVRNGTYKL encoded by the coding sequence ATGAAAGTCAGAAACCTAACTCTAATAATTCTATTTCTTACCACAATCAACCATTTGCAAGCACAACGGGCGAACGCATTTCACACGCTAAATTTACCAAGTGCTAGTCCACAGGTGAGAGAAATGCAGAAATTGGGAGTGACAGAAATCGAAATTGACTACCACAGCCCTGCACATAGGAATCGGGATGTTTGGAATAATCAATCGGTTATCCCTCAAAATGGGAATCCCTTTCCATGGAGAGCTGGGGCCAACATGAACACCACCATCTCATTCAGTACAGATGTAATGATTGAGGGCCAGAGCCTAAAAGCCGGTAAATATGGGTTTCACATAATACCCAATGGAAATAGTTTCGACCTGTTATTTGCCCACAACAACGACCTTTGGGGGAGCTATTACCTTGATGTTGACAAAGACGTGACACTAAGGGTAAATGTCACAGGGGTTGACACAGAGAATCAAGAGAGGTTGACCTATCGCTTCCTGGACAGAAAAGAGGACAGTTTGATAATTGGTTTGGAATGGGCAGATAAGCGAATTCCATTTACTGTCAGCGTAGATTTAAATGAGACAGTAGTTGCCAGTCTGAGAAGTGAGTTACGTGGTCTTAATACATATCGTTGGCAAGCTTGGAATGATGCCGCCAATTGGTGCTTACAGCATAATACTAACTTGGAGGAAGCATTACAATGGGTAGAAAGATCCATTTCCGGTGGAGTAAATGGTTTTGGGGCAAACAAGAACCTGACTAACCTAATGACCAAGGCAAACATCCAAAAGAAACTTGGTCTGGCTGAAGCTCTGGATTCAACCATTTCTGAGGCTATGAATACGATTGGTACACCAGCTGATGTAAATTACTTTGGTATTTTTTTAATGCGAGATCAGGAATTTCAAAAAGCTCAAGTACTTACCCAAAAAGGTCTTGATCAGAACCCCGAAACATGGTATTTACAGCTAAATCATGGCATTTGTAGTTATTTCCTAGGAAAGAAAAAGCAAGCCATTGCCATGCTGAATAGAGCTAAGGAAAATACTCCGGAGGCTTATAAGAGTTATGTCGATCGGGTTCTGAATGAAGTAAGAAATGGAACCTACAAGCTTTAG
- a CDS encoding prolyl oligopeptidase family serine peptidase yields the protein MKITLNQRVFSLLFVLTLFFQPIVGQELKPLTLEDYAQWNRITNTSISPDGLWMTYAYAPNEGDSRLHVRRIDGDTIRTSINGKRVSFSENSKWVAYLVDPAKAEADKLKASKKRVQSSLHLLSLNDNNIQEFKGTRSFSFSEATNYIGIHKNAVDPKAEHKGSDLLLKDLQGNRTLNIGNVSSYAFNKTGSLFAYTVDADEDSGNGLYVINLTDLRSWPLHTGAYTYAQMSWNKGGDKIAVLFGDKKDGNVERDNNIYWAEGLAAGMTNPASQNEYAIQKENYVISEYSPLRWNEANTQLFLGIKAQSEEVKKSDMLKANVDVWHWKDEVVQSRQMITANRDKRATHTAVLNLGNKRLIQIGTEDMSFARTNQHSNWAVASVDTAYRAVRNMPAGYADLYAVNTSTGDQSLIAERVYNNMGISPKGDYALYARNGATMLYNFETKATTNLSTRSDLNFQNLEFDRPVEKPTYGIAGWSADGKWVMLNHKYDIYAFSLNSNEVINLTQGIGQDQEIRFRLVQLDPDADRFDVSENLLLSAYGEKTKKSGYYQVKVGKKPKALRFEDKMIGRLNKAKSADRVIYTEQTFVDFPDYWVSDLTMKRPKKVTDANPQQSGYKWGKRVLVDYTDKRGHKLQATLALPADYEEGKKYPMVIYFYEKMSQRHHQYSMPTYDDRPHMSTYASNGYLVLMPDIIYTEGKPGTSALDDVTSAAQAVIDLGYADPDRIGLQGHSWGGYESSFIVTQTDMFACVVTGAPLTNLISMYNVAYKRSGNLNGPILEWSQGRMAVSPWDDMELYRSQSPIHHAQNINTPFMILHGTADGAVDWVQGLEYYSTARRLGKEVILLSYPDEPHHLSKEENQKDFQIRMKQYFDHYLKDAEAPLWMKEGVKHLDKKKIKPEMMGKEK from the coding sequence ATGAAGATCACCCTCAATCAACGCGTTTTCAGTCTTTTATTTGTTTTGACTCTGTTTTTCCAGCCTATTGTTGGACAAGAGCTGAAACCGCTGACGCTAGAAGACTATGCCCAATGGAACAGAATAACCAACACATCTATATCACCTGATGGTCTGTGGATGACTTACGCCTATGCGCCCAATGAAGGCGATTCCAGGTTACATGTTAGAAGAATTGATGGTGACACGATCAGGACATCCATCAACGGGAAAAGAGTTTCATTCTCAGAAAACAGTAAATGGGTAGCCTACCTAGTGGATCCTGCTAAGGCAGAAGCAGACAAATTAAAAGCCTCGAAGAAGCGAGTACAAAGCAGCCTGCATTTGCTAAGTCTGAATGACAATAATATCCAGGAGTTTAAAGGAACCAGGTCGTTCTCATTTTCTGAGGCCACAAATTACATTGGTATTCACAAAAACGCAGTCGATCCAAAAGCAGAACACAAGGGAAGTGACCTGCTTCTGAAGGATTTACAAGGGAACCGGACATTGAACATTGGTAATGTCTCCAGTTATGCTTTCAACAAGACTGGAAGCCTTTTTGCCTATACGGTGGATGCGGACGAGGATAGCGGGAATGGACTCTATGTGATTAACTTGACAGACCTAAGATCATGGCCTCTGCATACGGGTGCCTACACCTATGCTCAAATGTCATGGAATAAGGGAGGGGACAAGATTGCAGTGCTATTTGGTGATAAGAAAGACGGTAATGTTGAGCGAGATAATAACATCTATTGGGCCGAAGGCTTGGCTGCTGGTATGACAAATCCAGCAAGCCAAAATGAGTATGCTATTCAGAAAGAAAATTATGTGATCAGCGAGTACAGTCCTCTTCGATGGAATGAGGCTAATACCCAGCTCTTCTTGGGTATTAAAGCGCAATCAGAGGAAGTTAAGAAAAGTGACATGTTAAAGGCCAACGTGGACGTTTGGCATTGGAAAGATGAAGTCGTCCAATCTCGACAAATGATTACGGCCAATCGTGATAAGAGAGCCACGCATACGGCTGTGCTGAATCTTGGCAATAAGCGATTGATTCAAATCGGTACTGAAGACATGTCTTTCGCACGGACAAATCAACATTCAAACTGGGCGGTTGCTTCGGTCGATACTGCCTATCGTGCGGTTAGAAATATGCCGGCCGGCTATGCTGATTTGTATGCAGTGAATACTTCCACAGGCGATCAGTCTTTGATTGCTGAGCGGGTGTATAACAATATGGGCATCTCACCAAAGGGTGATTATGCTTTATATGCTCGAAATGGAGCAACAATGCTTTACAATTTTGAAACCAAGGCCACGACCAACCTTTCAACCCGTTCGGATCTCAATTTTCAAAACCTTGAATTCGATAGGCCCGTGGAGAAACCCACCTATGGTATTGCTGGCTGGTCTGCCGATGGCAAATGGGTCATGCTGAATCATAAATACGATATATATGCTTTTTCACTTAACTCGAATGAAGTAATTAACCTAACACAAGGAATAGGTCAGGATCAGGAGATACGTTTTAGGCTTGTGCAGTTAGATCCCGATGCCGATCGTTTTGATGTGAGTGAAAATCTATTACTCAGCGCTTATGGTGAGAAAACCAAGAAGTCAGGTTATTACCAGGTAAAGGTGGGCAAAAAGCCTAAGGCCTTGCGTTTCGAGGATAAGATGATCGGCAGGTTGAATAAGGCCAAGAGTGCTGATAGGGTCATCTATACCGAGCAAACCTTTGTTGACTTTCCTGATTATTGGGTGTCTGACCTAACCATGAAAAGACCCAAGAAGGTGACAGATGCCAATCCCCAGCAATCAGGATACAAATGGGGCAAAAGAGTCCTTGTGGATTATACAGACAAGCGAGGTCATAAACTGCAAGCAACACTGGCACTTCCGGCTGATTATGAGGAAGGAAAGAAGTATCCAATGGTGATTTACTTCTATGAGAAAATGTCTCAGCGACATCATCAGTATTCTATGCCTACTTATGATGACCGACCGCATATGTCTACTTATGCCAGCAATGGTTATTTGGTGTTGATGCCAGATATCATCTATACCGAAGGCAAGCCGGGTACTTCTGCACTGGATGATGTGACTAGTGCAGCACAGGCTGTGATCGATCTAGGTTATGCCGATCCGGATAGAATCGGTCTACAAGGGCATAGCTGGGGTGGTTATGAGTCTTCATTCATCGTAACCCAAACGGATATGTTTGCCTGCGTAGTAACAGGGGCTCCATTAACCAACCTAATCAGTATGTACAATGTAGCTTATAAGCGATCGGGTAACTTGAACGGACCTATTCTTGAATGGTCACAAGGTAGAATGGCGGTAAGCCCATGGGATGATATGGAGCTTTATAGAAGCCAATCACCCATCCACCACGCACAAAACATCAACACGCCTTTTATGATATTACACGGTACTGCAGATGGGGCTGTGGACTGGGTACAAGGACTTGAGTATTACTCCACTGCCCGAAGACTGGGCAAAGAAGTGATTCTATTGTCTTACCCAGATGAACCGCATCACCTTTCCAAAGAAGAAAATCAAAAGGACTTTCAAATCAGAATGAAACAGTATTTTGATCATTACCTCAAAGATGCAGAAGCTCCTTTATGGATGAAAGAAGGGGTGAAGCACTTAGACAAGAAGAAGATCAAACCAGAGATGATGGGGAAGGAGAAATGA